The following are encoded in a window of Congzhengia minquanensis genomic DNA:
- a CDS encoding glycoside hydrolase family 88 protein, with the protein MVQTEQIRQPERYEPGFTVSKEKLNYALNEALKKIDGNLKTFRTMFPSHASEHNVYFPMENNDGWNEGFWSGILWLAYELTGKETYKETALAQIPTYTKRITEKLGVNHHDMGFLFTPSCVAAYKLTGNVEAKNTALLAAKHLVSRYCEKGKFIQAWGNVGEEDSYRLIIDCMLNIPLLYWAAEVTGDASYDEMAFHHFNTTADNIIRSNGSTYHTFYFDKETGAPKCGATHQGFSDDSTWSRGQAWGIYGLMLTHMYKKNRKAEELFVPVANYYLNRLPDDYVAYWDLYFTEGSEPRDSSSAAIAVCGLLEAAEVLNDESQRATYLSAANHIMNSLIDNYLTKDIPESNGLLLHATYSKPHNGGVDECNIWGDYFYMEALARMITKNKIKAYW; encoded by the coding sequence GTGGTTCAAACAGAACAGATTCGGCAGCCTGAAAGATATGAGCCGGGCTTTACAGTTTCAAAGGAAAAGTTAAACTACGCCTTAAACGAGGCATTGAAAAAAATAGATGGAAATCTAAAAACATTCCGCACAATGTTCCCGTCCCACGCCAGCGAACACAATGTTTATTTTCCCATGGAAAACAACGATGGCTGGAACGAAGGGTTTTGGAGCGGAATTCTCTGGCTGGCCTATGAGCTTACCGGGAAGGAAACATACAAGGAAACCGCACTTGCTCAAATTCCCACCTACACCAAACGGATTACGGAAAAGCTGGGAGTGAACCACCACGACATGGGATTCTTGTTCACCCCCTCTTGTGTGGCGGCATATAAGCTGACTGGCAATGTTGAGGCCAAAAATACGGCTCTGCTTGCCGCAAAACACTTGGTGAGCAGATATTGTGAAAAGGGAAAATTTATTCAGGCTTGGGGCAACGTAGGTGAGGAGGACTCCTACCGTTTGATCATCGACTGTATGCTGAATATTCCCCTTTTATATTGGGCGGCTGAAGTGACGGGCGATGCCTCTTATGATGAAATGGCCTTTCATCACTTTAACACCACAGCGGACAATATTATTAGAAGCAACGGATCTACATATCATACGTTTTATTTTGACAAAGAAACCGGAGCGCCCAAGTGCGGCGCGACGCACCAGGGCTTTTCCGACGACTCGACCTGGTCCCGTGGGCAGGCCTGGGGCATTTACGGGCTGATGCTGACGCATATGTATAAAAAGAACAGAAAGGCAGAGGAGCTGTTTGTGCCGGTTGCCAACTATTATTTAAACAGACTGCCCGACGACTATGTGGCCTATTGGGATTTATATTTTACCGAAGGCAGCGAGCCGCGGGACAGCTCGTCGGCAGCAATCGCGGTCTGTGGACTGCTTGAGGCGGCGGAGGTGTTAAATGATGAAAGCCAGCGTGCAACCTATCTGAGCGCGGCAAACCACATTATGAATTCGTTAATAGACAACTACCTGACGAAAGACATTCCGGAATCTAACGGCCTTTTGCTACATGCTACCTATTCCAAACCGCACAACGGCGGGGTGGACGAGTGCAACATATGGGGCGATTATTTCTACATGGAAGCTTTGGCGAGAATGATTACGAAGAACAAAATAAAAGCATATTGGTAA
- a CDS encoding tagaturonate reductase yields the protein MKNISEVVLKPIRPERVIQFGEGGFLRGFVDWMLQKLNDQTDFNGSVVVVQPIEQGMCDALEEQNCVYTHIMRGLENGKPKVEKQIVDIISRTVKPYEDYNKYLELAKNPDFRFIFSNTTEAGIAYVPEDKLTDTPPSSYPAKLTALLYERFKAHLDGFLIIPCELIDKNGETLKEIVLKYARDWELGEEFITWINTENHFFNTLVDRIVTGYPRGEKTDLEYEDAMLDTSELFHLWVIEGDTSFQSELPFHEIGLNVIWTKDELFKYRTRKVRILNGAHTSLVPYAMLKGFDTVKECVDNSALNAYLRACIFDEIIPTLDLPEQELKDYAENVLERFANPFIVHKLSSIALNSVSKFKVRVLPSILEYIKRFDKMPAHLLTAFGALIRFYKTDMANDSADVVEFMKNADTQAILKKTDYWGEDLSFLYDEVSKYDH from the coding sequence ATGAAAAATATCAGCGAAGTTGTTTTAAAACCAATTCGCCCCGAGCGGGTGATTCAGTTCGGCGAGGGCGGATTTTTAAGGGGATTTGTGGACTGGATGCTGCAAAAGCTAAACGACCAGACTGATTTTAACGGCAGCGTTGTGGTTGTGCAGCCCATTGAACAAGGCATGTGTGATGCTTTGGAAGAGCAAAACTGCGTTTATACCCACATTATGCGTGGATTAGAAAATGGGAAACCGAAAGTCGAAAAACAGATTGTAGATATCATTTCCCGAACGGTTAAACCCTATGAGGATTATAACAAATACTTAGAGCTGGCAAAAAATCCTGATTTCCGGTTTATTTTTTCCAACACCACGGAGGCGGGCATTGCCTATGTGCCGGAGGATAAGCTGACCGACACGCCGCCTTCCAGCTACCCTGCCAAGCTCACAGCTTTGCTTTATGAACGGTTTAAAGCGCATTTAGACGGATTTTTAATTATTCCCTGTGAGCTCATTGACAAAAATGGTGAAACCCTGAAGGAAATTGTGCTGAAATATGCCCGCGACTGGGAATTGGGAGAGGAATTTATCACCTGGATTAACACCGAAAACCACTTTTTTAACACTTTGGTGGACAGAATTGTAACCGGCTATCCGAGGGGTGAGAAAACCGACTTGGAATATGAGGATGCTATGCTCGACACCTCAGAATTGTTCCATCTTTGGGTGATTGAGGGCGACACAAGCTTTCAGTCTGAGCTGCCCTTTCATGAAATCGGCCTGAACGTTATCTGGACAAAAGACGAGCTTTTCAAATACCGCACAAGAAAGGTGCGCATTTTAAACGGCGCCCACACCTCTTTAGTGCCCTATGCCATGCTGAAAGGGTTTGATACCGTGAAGGAATGTGTGGACAATAGTGCATTAAACGCCTATCTTCGCGCCTGCATTTTTGACGAGATTATTCCCACACTGGATCTGCCGGAGCAAGAGCTGAAAGACTATGCAGAAAACGTGCTGGAGCGGTTTGCAAATCCGTTCATTGTGCACAAGCTCTCCTCCATTGCTTTAAATTCCGTCAGCAAGTTTAAGGTTCGTGTTTTGCCATCCATCTTAGAGTACATCAAACGGTTTGACAAAATGCCGGCGCATTTGTTAACGGCATTCGGCGCGCTGATTCGATTTTATAAAACCGATATGGCAAACGACAGCGCTGATGTTGTGGAGTTTATGAAAAATGCGGACACTCAGGCTATTTTGAAAAAAACAGATTATTGGGGCGAGGATTTGTCCTTCCTTTACGACGAGGTATCGAAATATGATCATTAA
- a CDS encoding sialidase family protein, with product MKGSNKLHHRPYIPLNRMDEADKPYICRLAPFADGFELEFLAKGAENQVLYRKCGESEWASVKAKNRCMRIEHLEQNIDYECKVTEENAAESKIRLVRTGAVPEGAVVINYLHPEDSAYSFSGRYLCSPSLVRLEDGTIVAGMDLFGTAMGQNLTLLFRSTDNGKTWRYLTDLYPFYWGSLFCHRGRLYILGLSTEYGNLQIAASDDGGKQWSAPVTIFYGSSKLCDNGGMHRAPMQMVPFQGRLYTTCEYGSWDMGSHLPAVLSIDENEDLMVPENWLCTGFLPFEGKWREEAQTQGDTMEGNIILAPDQTMYNYLRWDTGKALKLKVDAEHPDAPLEFHSIATMPVTNSMFRLFSQDGIYYLISNIKEDGQKCDCWSCRNVLAVFRSEDLENWERVRNIVNRKDDDPQLVGFQYPAYLFDESGLSVSVRSAFNNAHSFHDSNYILYFNLGAI from the coding sequence ATGAAAGGCAGCAACAAATTACATCACAGACCCTATATACCGCTCAATCGCATGGATGAAGCGGATAAACCGTACATTTGCCGCCTCGCGCCGTTTGCAGACGGGTTTGAACTGGAATTTTTGGCGAAGGGAGCGGAAAACCAGGTTTTATACAGAAAGTGCGGCGAAAGCGAATGGGCAAGCGTGAAAGCGAAGAATAGGTGTATGCGCATTGAACATTTAGAGCAGAACATCGATTATGAATGCAAGGTAACTGAAGAAAATGCGGCGGAAAGTAAAATCCGTTTGGTGCGCACCGGAGCTGTTCCCGAGGGCGCTGTTGTAATCAATTATCTTCACCCGGAGGACAGTGCCTACAGCTTCAGTGGGCGGTATCTTTGCAGCCCGTCCCTGGTACGGCTAGAAGACGGAACCATTGTTGCCGGAATGGATTTGTTTGGAACAGCAATGGGGCAAAACCTAACCCTGCTGTTTCGTTCAACGGATAACGGAAAAACCTGGCGCTACCTTACCGATTTATATCCCTTTTATTGGGGTTCGCTTTTTTGTCACAGGGGAAGACTGTATATATTAGGGCTTTCCACAGAATATGGAAACCTCCAGATTGCCGCGTCAGACGACGGGGGCAAGCAATGGTCTGCGCCCGTTACCATATTTTATGGTTCCAGTAAGCTTTGCGACAATGGGGGAATGCACCGCGCGCCAATGCAAATGGTGCCCTTTCAGGGAAGGCTTTACACCACATGTGAATATGGAAGCTGGGACATGGGCTCGCATTTGCCTGCGGTTCTTTCAATTGATGAAAATGAAGATTTGATGGTTCCGGAAAACTGGTTGTGCACAGGCTTTTTGCCCTTTGAAGGAAAATGGAGAGAAGAAGCGCAAACGCAGGGCGACACAATGGAGGGAAATATTATCCTTGCGCCGGACCAAACAATGTATAATTATTTGCGTTGGGATACAGGTAAGGCGCTAAAGCTAAAGGTAGATGCCGAACATCCTGATGCACCGTTAGAATTTCACAGTATTGCAACAATGCCGGTAACAAATTCTATGTTTCGGCTTTTTAGCCAAGACGGCATTTATTATTTGATTTCAAACATAAAAGAAGATGGACAAAAATGTGATTGCTGGAGCTGCCGGAATGTTTTGGCTGTTTTTCGTTCCGAAGACCTTGAAAACTGGGAACGTGTCCGCAACATTGTGAACAGAAAAGATGACGACCCGCAGCTGGTTGGGTTTCAATATCCAGCATATCTGTTTGATGAAAGCGGTCTTTCGGTTTCTGTGCGTTCGGCCTTTAACAACGCACATTCTTTTCACGACTCAAATTATATTTTGTATTTTAATTTAGGAGCTATTTAA
- a CDS encoding UxaA family hydrolase, with protein sequence MIINPLDNVEVDLKSGHKYALRDIKKGENIIKYGFPIGHATLDIKKGDHVHSHNLKTNLSGNLSYTYRPNKPDIPKVTSDRTFLGYRRENGDVGIRNDIWIVSTVGCVNKVAEELARKTGAKHFPHPFGCSQLGDDQSVTQKILSGMVHHPNAGGVLVLGLGCENNNIDEMKKVLGEINPNRVKFLNAQDFDDEISEGIRLINELKAHAAKTQRTPVLVSKLKVGLKCGGSDGLSGITANPLVGSFSDKLISMGGTTVLTEVPEMFGAETLLMERAENEAVFQKTVNLINEFKNYFTRHNQVIYENPSPGNKAGGITTLEEKSLGCVQKGGKSTVVDVLNFGDTLQKSGLNLLNGPGNDIVAITNLMAAGVHMILFTTGRGTPVGSAVPTVKISTNQTLFDKKSRWIDFNAAPLVDGISMEDLTNSLLDFCFEVASGTLTKNEEHGYEEISIFKDGVTL encoded by the coding sequence ATGATCATTAATCCCTTGGACAATGTGGAGGTTGATTTAAAATCTGGCCATAAGTATGCCCTCCGTGACATAAAAAAAGGCGAAAATATTATAAAATACGGCTTTCCCATTGGTCACGCAACGTTGGACATAAAAAAAGGAGACCATGTACACAGCCATAATTTAAAGACAAACCTTTCCGGCAATTTGTCCTATACATACCGCCCCAACAAACCAGACATTCCCAAAGTGACTTCAGACCGAACCTTTTTGGGTTACCGGCGTGAAAACGGCGATGTGGGAATTAGAAACGATATTTGGATTGTGAGCACCGTAGGCTGTGTGAACAAGGTGGCAGAAGAGCTGGCACGTAAAACAGGCGCAAAGCACTTCCCTCATCCCTTTGGCTGTTCCCAGTTGGGAGACGACCAGTCGGTAACGCAAAAAATATTAAGCGGCATGGTGCACCACCCCAACGCAGGCGGTGTTTTGGTATTAGGGCTTGGCTGTGAAAACAACAACATTGACGAAATGAAAAAAGTGTTGGGTGAAATTAACCCCAACCGCGTGAAATTTTTAAATGCTCAGGACTTTGATGACGAAATCTCCGAAGGAATTCGGCTGATTAACGAACTGAAAGCCCATGCGGCAAAAACGCAACGCACGCCTGTTTTGGTCAGCAAACTCAAAGTGGGCTTAAAGTGCGGCGGCAGCGACGGACTTTCCGGCATTACGGCAAATCCGCTGGTGGGAAGCTTTTCCGACAAGCTGATTTCCATGGGGGGAACAACGGTTTTAACCGAGGTTCCCGAAATGTTCGGCGCGGAAACACTTTTGATGGAGCGGGCTGAAAATGAAGCTGTTTTTCAAAAAACAGTGAACCTGATTAACGAATTTAAAAATTATTTTACCCGGCACAACCAGGTAATTTATGAAAATCCATCCCCAGGAAACAAAGCCGGCGGCATTACAACCTTGGAAGAAAAGTCGTTAGGCTGTGTGCAGAAAGGCGGAAAGTCCACAGTGGTAGACGTTTTAAATTTTGGCGACACACTGCAAAAAAGCGGCTTAAATCTCTTAAACGGGCCGGGCAACGACATTGTGGCTATCACCAACTTAATGGCGGCAGGCGTACACATGATTTTGTTTACAACAGGCCGGGGCACGCCGGTTGGCAGTGCGGTGCCAACGGTAAAAATTTCCACCAACCAGACTCTGTTCGATAAAAAATCCCGCTGGATTGATTTTAACGCCGCACCGCTTGTTGACGGTATTTCTATGGAGGATTTGACCAATTCGCTTTTAGATTTCTGTTTTGAAGTTGCCAGCGGCACGCTGACAAAAAATGAGGAACATGGCTATGAGGAAATCTCTATTTTCAAAGACGGCGTAACGCTTTAA
- a CDS encoding helix-turn-helix transcriptional regulator — translation MRNFQSDHEFYILRSEKDGLKCEYMLQRGFSEGVAHSRIYHSHSVFEIFFVVSGLVRLFIQEHDVTLLPGDILIIPPNCVHFVFADTSSLKRSFRFLFSAAEENCAAGSLFSEFSSFFSSIKDYYIVNAPDIYHSYIEPAIRNFHNGLPDDTVEPLLLLALTHIARQNHVNKTDGTKNWSDSHSIIIIEEFLNSNYHAPLKLCDIAALLHLSCRQTERVIKKLFHTTFCGLVTQKRLTIAKYMLKETDIPIYKISEMVGFSNQSYFFRKFRASEHDTPNNYRRTKKAVR, via the coding sequence ATGAGAAACTTTCAGTCCGATCATGAGTTTTATATTCTGCGTTCCGAAAAAGACGGCTTAAAATGTGAATATATGCTCCAGCGGGGTTTTTCCGAAGGGGTTGCTCACAGCCGCATCTACCATTCCCACTCCGTTTTCGAAATTTTTTTCGTCGTTTCGGGCCTTGTTCGTCTTTTCATTCAGGAACATGATGTAACACTTTTGCCTGGGGATATCCTAATTATTCCGCCCAACTGCGTCCATTTTGTTTTCGCAGATACGTCCTCTTTAAAAAGAAGCTTTCGTTTTCTCTTTTCCGCCGCAGAGGAAAACTGTGCCGCCGGCTCCCTTTTTTCTGAATTTTCCTCGTTTTTCAGCTCCATAAAGGACTATTACATTGTAAACGCTCCGGATATTTATCATTCCTACATAGAGCCTGCAATCCGCAACTTTCACAACGGCTTGCCGGACGATACTGTTGAACCTCTGCTTCTGCTTGCACTGACGCACATTGCAAGACAAAATCATGTTAACAAAACCGATGGAACAAAAAACTGGTCTGACAGCCACAGCATTATTATCATTGAAGAGTTTTTAAACAGTAACTATCATGCGCCATTAAAGCTTTGCGATATCGCGGCGCTTCTCCATTTAAGTTGCCGCCAAACAGAACGTGTGATAAAAAAATTGTTCCACACCACATTCTGCGGACTTGTTACACAAAAACGTCTTACAATTGCGAAATATATGCTGAAAGAAACGGATATTCCAATTTATAAAATTTCCGAAATGGTGGGATTTTCCAATCAGAGTTATTTCTTTCGTAAATTCCGTGCATCGGAACATGACACTCCAAACAACTACCGCAGAACAAAAAAGGCCGTGCGTTAA
- a CDS encoding AraC family transcriptional regulator codes for MQRYQKNLLSDNKNFAIEYVERPHTQETMYCGHCHIHYEIYVQMGGRRCYFLKNSVYEIETGDVVFIAPGLVHKTSNIDKNPHSRLLIEFDEKYLDDLNAFLGGIDIRKKFSQLLSNGYIIFRNEEHKDEILKACRLLVKSDESEDTFDKLKCRLSVGGLILDILSSIDETNKASEVSSRYKISEILNYINDNYNKNLSLKETSEKFYLSYYYLSRLFKEVTGFTFVAYVNIIRVNKAKLLIDETDEKLEAISEIVGFGSQKQFVRVFKTLYGISPSKYRSIAKRRRQS; via the coding sequence ATGCAGCGTTATCAAAAAAACTTGTTGTCCGACAACAAGAATTTTGCAATTGAATATGTTGAGCGCCCCCACACCCAGGAAACTATGTATTGCGGACACTGCCATATCCACTATGAAATTTATGTTCAGATGGGCGGCAGACGATGCTATTTTTTAAAAAACAGCGTATATGAAATTGAAACCGGCGATGTGGTTTTCATTGCGCCCGGCTTGGTGCACAAAACATCTAACATTGATAAAAATCCGCATTCCAGGCTGTTGATTGAGTTTGACGAGAAATATTTAGACGATTTAAACGCATTTTTAGGCGGCATTGATATCCGGAAGAAGTTTTCACAGCTTTTGTCAAACGGATATATTATTTTCAGAAACGAAGAACACAAAGACGAAATTTTAAAAGCCTGCCGCCTATTGGTGAAAAGCGATGAAAGCGAAGACACCTTTGACAAATTAAAATGCCGCCTTTCTGTGGGAGGGCTGATTTTAGACATTTTGAGCAGCATAGACGAAACGAACAAGGCGAGCGAAGTCAGCAGCCGGTATAAAATTTCTGAAATTTTAAATTATATTAACGACAATTATAACAAAAACCTTTCTTTAAAGGAAACGAGTGAAAAATTTTATTTGAGCTACTACTATTTGTCACGGCTGTTTAAAGAGGTAACGGGCTTTACCTTTGTGGCATATGTCAACATTATCCGGGTAAATAAAGCAAAATTGTTAATTGATGAGACGGACGAAAAGCTGGAGGCTATTTCTGAAATTGTCGGCTTTGGCAGCCAAAAACAATTTGTCCGGGTTTTCAAAACGCTATATGGAATTTCTCCAAGCAAATATAGGTCGATTGCAAAGCGCAGAAGACAAAGCTAA
- a CDS encoding HpcH/HpaI aldolase family protein, with translation MNIKEKVAKCLPICGTHINLSDPTVTEMEAQLGYDFLWVDMEHTRLSCDQVHAHLLAARAGGTPLFVRVPVNDLTATKRVLEMGIDGIVFPMTENCTHVKELLSWTLYPPYGKRGCGPRGAVRYGLDSEAEYYGAGHLNSLCRFIQIEQKSAAEEAEEIAKLPYLDGCVLGMHDLSGSIGDLGNIFGKQTLTLAKKSIAAFAKQKKTVGVSTFSTAPKILKRYHEMGINMISTGADYEYILKNAAETLKTIKRLQKGDIQ, from the coding sequence ATGAACATAAAAGAAAAAGTTGCAAAATGCCTGCCAATCTGCGGGACGCATATAAACTTGTCAGACCCAACAGTAACGGAGATGGAAGCACAGCTCGGATATGACTTTTTATGGGTGGATATGGAACACACAAGGCTCTCCTGCGACCAGGTGCATGCGCATCTGCTGGCCGCCCGGGCCGGGGGAACGCCCTTATTTGTGCGCGTTCCTGTAAACGACCTTACTGCAACCAAACGGGTACTGGAAATGGGGATCGATGGTATTGTATTTCCAATGACGGAAAATTGCACCCATGTAAAGGAACTCTTGTCGTGGACGCTGTATCCGCCATACGGCAAGCGTGGTTGCGGTCCGCGGGGCGCTGTTCGTTACGGGCTTGATAGTGAAGCGGAATACTACGGTGCGGGACATTTAAACAGCCTTTGCAGGTTTATTCAAATTGAACAGAAAAGCGCAGCGGAGGAGGCTGAGGAAATTGCGAAATTGCCGTATCTTGACGGTTGCGTACTTGGCATGCACGACCTTTCCGGTTCCATTGGGGACCTGGGCAACATTTTTGGCAAACAAACTCTGACGCTTGCCAAAAAGAGCATTGCTGCCTTTGCCAAACAGAAAAAAACAGTGGGTGTGTCTACTTTTTCAACTGCACCAAAGATATTAAAGCGCTATCACGAAATGGGAATTAACATGATTTCAACCGGGGCAGACTATGAATATATTTTAAAAAATGCAGCTGAGACGCTGAAAACGATAAAGCGTTTGCAGAAAGGGGATATACAATGA
- a CDS encoding alpha-glucosidase/alpha-galactosidase, with amino-acid sequence MKGSKDLKNIKIAYIGGGSRGWAWQLMRDLATEKEIAGQVALYDIDFEAAKHNEAIGNELKKREDVVGKWDYKAYETIDGALTGADFVVISIMPGTFEEMASDVHLPEEYGIYQSVGDTAGPGGIVRALRTIPMMFEIAEAIQAYSPNAWVINYTNPMSLCVKALYTKFPEIKAFGCCHEVFGTASFLCEMLKDMEGIDGVKRQDLTYNVIGINHFTFFDKASYNGVDLFPMYDKFVDKYYDTGFFDEASKTNWMNNTFSCAHRVKFDLFKRYGSIAAAGDRHLAEFCYGKEYLKDPETVKAWKFGLTTVDWRKKDLKERLEKSRKYLSGEEQIDVTPSGEEGVLQMKALLGLGNFVTNVNIINRGQVPQLPLGSIVETNAYFSADEVRPVLCSDIPSELLALFSRHIYNHESIMKSALTGDLNHAFRAFLNDPLVTLDVKTAKELFDRMIHNTKKYLTMYQIG; translated from the coding sequence ATGAAAGGCAGCAAGGATTTAAAAAACATTAAAATCGCCTATATTGGCGGCGGTTCAAGAGGCTGGGCTTGGCAGCTCATGCGCGATTTGGCAACTGAAAAAGAAATTGCAGGCCAGGTGGCGCTTTATGACATCGACTTTGAAGCGGCAAAGCATAACGAAGCTATTGGAAACGAGCTAAAAAAGCGGGAAGACGTTGTTGGAAAATGGGATTATAAAGCATATGAAACCATTGACGGCGCGCTTACCGGCGCCGATTTTGTTGTAATTTCCATTATGCCCGGCACCTTTGAAGAGATGGCGTCTGACGTGCATCTACCCGAAGAATATGGAATTTACCAGTCTGTTGGTGACACGGCCGGGCCGGGCGGCATTGTCCGCGCTTTGCGCACGATTCCGATGATGTTTGAAATTGCGGAGGCCATTCAGGCATATTCCCCCAATGCCTGGGTCATTAACTACACAAATCCCATGAGCCTCTGTGTGAAGGCTTTATATACAAAATTTCCTGAAATTAAGGCCTTTGGCTGTTGCCACGAAGTGTTCGGAACAGCAAGCTTTCTCTGTGAGATGCTGAAAGATATGGAGGGAATTGACGGCGTTAAGCGTCAGGACCTTACCTATAACGTAATCGGCATTAACCACTTTACGTTTTTTGACAAAGCATCGTATAACGGTGTGGACCTGTTCCCCATGTACGACAAGTTTGTTGATAAATATTACGATACAGGCTTTTTTGACGAAGCTTCAAAAACCAACTGGATGAATAACACCTTCTCGTGTGCACACCGCGTTAAGTTTGACTTGTTTAAGCGGTATGGCAGCATTGCCGCTGCCGGCGACAGGCACTTAGCTGAGTTCTGCTATGGAAAAGAATATTTAAAAGACCCGGAAACTGTGAAAGCGTGGAAATTCGGCCTTACCACGGTGGACTGGCGTAAGAAGGATTTAAAGGAACGGCTGGAGAAAAGCCGCAAATATTTATCAGGCGAAGAACAGATTGATGTTACCCCCTCCGGCGAGGAAGGCGTTTTGCAAATGAAAGCGCTGTTAGGGCTTGGAAACTTTGTGACCAACGTAAACATCATAAACCGCGGCCAGGTTCCCCAGCTCCCCTTGGGAAGCATTGTGGAAACCAACGCATATTTCAGTGCCGACGAAGTGCGCCCCGTTTTGTGCAGCGACATTCCTTCTGAACTTTTGGCGCTGTTTTCACGCCACATTTATAACCACGAAAGCATTATGAAATCGGCGTTAACCGGAGATTTAAATCATGCGTTCCGTGCATTTTTAAATGATCCGCTGGTAACGCTTGACGTAAAAACTGCCAAAGAGCTGTTCGACAGGATGATTCACAATACAAAAAAATATCTCACCATGTATCAGATAGGATAG
- a CDS encoding Gldg family protein encodes MKNNKQIKYLINSSVIIVGAVLVTVLLNAVLVAFDSKIPLKVSLTRDEIYELTDETKEIVDRVTDDTKIVVLYNGQTTEDMMLLTDIIEKYTQRNDKIKMETVDFANNPTDLAPYSEAIKSISNPHYAMIFAQGDQFDTAEASSYISTEGTSNIERIITNKLASFVDGFKISSITMTTGHGEKTNSGFESVLKMYNYNIKSVDLLKEDIPADEKTLVVINSPTGDFSAEEIDKLDAFLDRGGNVQIYFDPLASNAELPRLESYLANEWAIKRNHGVVVDMSNKLESAQETAAKYGIMALAELTDSEIVSPIKTSKRSVLYSASNSLEIAGDKPGTVEITPVLKTSNNAYLKDVATIGENQTSDDKSGTFDILVAATRKAYTLNEEEFTGKLLVSGSGYTMDTLIGDTRFANEDLLLNSINWMRGSEAGITVRAKELPQGSLTMPNSQFWPWFIVLVVFIPVGICVWGLVVWMKRRYK; translated from the coding sequence ATGAAAAATAATAAACAAATAAAATACTTAATTAACTCCTCTGTTATCATAGTTGGCGCCGTTCTCGTGACGGTTTTGTTAAACGCGGTTTTAGTGGCGTTTGACAGCAAAATCCCGCTGAAAGTGAGCCTGACCCGGGATGAAATCTATGAGCTGACCGACGAAACAAAAGAAATTGTTGACCGCGTGACGGATGACACAAAAATTGTGGTGCTGTATAACGGTCAGACCACAGAAGATATGATGCTTCTCACAGACATTATTGAAAAATATACCCAGAGAAACGACAAAATTAAAATGGAAACCGTGGACTTTGCCAACAACCCCACAGATTTGGCGCCTTATTCTGAGGCGATTAAGTCCATTTCCAACCCCCACTATGCCATGATTTTTGCCCAGGGTGACCAGTTCGACACGGCGGAAGCTTCGTCTTACATTTCCACCGAGGGCACCAGTAATATTGAGCGCATTATTACGAACAAACTGGCCTCGTTTGTGGACGGGTTTAAAATTTCTTCCATTACCATGACCACAGGCCACGGTGAAAAAACAAATTCCGGATTTGAGTCCGTTTTAAAAATGTATAACTATAACATAAAGTCTGTCGACCTGCTAAAAGAAGATATTCCAGCAGACGAAAAAACACTGGTGGTCATTAATTCTCCCACAGGCGACTTTTCTGCAGAAGAAATTGACAAATTAGACGCCTTTTTAGACCGGGGCGGCAACGTACAAATTTATTTTGACCCGCTGGCGTCGAATGCGGAGCTTCCCAGGCTGGAAAGCTATCTTGCCAACGAGTGGGCAATTAAGCGGAACCATGGCGTTGTGGTTGACATGTCGAACAAATTGGAGTCTGCCCAGGAGACTGCCGCGAAATACGGCATTATGGCTTTGGCAGAGCTTACTGACAGCGAAATTGTTTCGCCGATTAAAACCAGCAAACGAAGCGTGCTTTATTCTGCGTCGAACAGCCTTGAAATTGCAGGGGACAAGCCGGGAACGGTAGAGATTACCCCGGTTTTAAAAACCTCAAATAACGCATATTTAAAAGACGTAGCAACCATTGGCGAAAATCAAACATCAGACGATAAAAGCGGCACGTTTGATATTTTAGTTGCCGCTACCCGCAAAGCATATACCTTAAACGAAGAAGAATTCACAGGCAAGCTTTTGGTCAGCGGCTCCGGTTATACCATGGACACGCTCATCGGCGACACAAGGTTTGCAAATGAGGACTTGCTGCTAAACTCCATCAACTGGATGCGCGGGAGCGAAGCGGGCATTACGGTGCGCGCAAAAGAGCTTCCTCAGGGCAGTTTAACCATGCCGAACTCTCAGTTCTGGCCGTGGTTCATTGTGCTGGTGGTGTTCATTCCCGTCGGCATTTGCGTATGGGGCTTAGTCGTATGGATGAAAAGACGGTATAAATAA